The sequence CCGGCTCCGTCTACGAGCCCATCGGCGGCCTGACCCTCTCCAACGGGCTGCGCCCCGGGCTGGCCGGTTTCGCCAAGTCCCTGGCCAACGAGCTGGGCCCGCGCGGTATCCGCGTCCTGGGCGTCCTGCCGGGCCGGATCGCCACCGACCGCATGACCCAGCTCGACGCCCTCTCCGGCGACCCCGAGGGCACCCGCGCCCGCAACACCGCCGCCATCCCCCTGGGCCGCTACGGCACCCCCCAGGAGTTCGGCCGCACCGCGGCGTTCCTGCTCTCCCCGGCGGCGTCGTACGTCACCGGGGTGATGGTCCCGGTGGACGGCGGGGCGCGGCGGGGGTTCTGAGCCCCGGTCAGCCGACCCGTTCCGCCCGGTGCCGTACGCCCCGCAGCCGGACCTCCGCCGGCAGCTCGTCCAGGCCCGCCGAGACGCGGGCATGGGTCACCGCCTCATGCGCGAAGCGCCGTACGACGGTGCCGGGATCGGCGTGCGGGGCGAGCGCCAGGACGGCGATGACGCGCGGCTGGGTGCGGCGGCGGCCGGTCAGCAGCGCCCCGGCCCCGTCCACGCCCTCCAGCGCCTCCGTCTCGGCCGTCAGCACGGCTTCCAGCGCCCGGCCGCGCAGCACGGCGCCCTCGCCGTCGCCGCTGTCGACGAGGATCTCGCCGAGTCGGCGCCGGCGGAGCTGGGTCACCAGCCACCACAGCGCCAGCAGCACCAGCACCGCCAGGGCGGCGATGACGGCGGGCCACCACCAGCCGCGGTCCGTCCACCGGGTGCGGTTCTGCTCGGACAGCAGCACCTGGCCGGGACCGGTCCAGGGCCAGCCGCCGGGCAGCCGGAAGTGCCATCGGGCGGGCAGGTCCAGCCCGGCCACCAGGACCGCGCCCCCGGTCGCCAGCAGCACCGCGCCGATCAGGCCGAGCAGCACCCGGTTCGTGCCTCTGCGTACCGTGCGCATCGCGCGCTCACCCCTTCTTCGGGCGCCGGACTTCGACGGTCAGATGCAGCCCGTGGGCCAGCCCGAGCTGGGCGAGGCCGTCACCGAGCGCCCGGTCGAGATCGCCGCGGACCTCGTCCAGCTCGCGGAAGTGCGCAAACGCCCGCGCCCTGGCCTTGCGGCGGCCGACGGTCATCCGTACGGACTGCACCCCGGCGACCTCCATGGCACGGTCGCGCAGCACCAGGGCGGCGGCCGACCGGTCCAGACAGGCCCGCACCCCGGGGGCGGTGCGGCGCATCGGCAGCAGCTCGCGCAGGCCCGGGGTGAGGGCCAGCACGAGCAGCCAGCCGCCGAGCACCACGGCGACCGCGGCGGCGGCCAGGACCCAGGGGCTGTCCAGGTGGCGGGTGGCCAGCTGGTGGGCGAGCCAGATGCGCCAGGCCATCGCGGGGCGGCCGGCGCGGACCGCGGCCACGTCGTACAGCAGCAGCCCCAGCGCGCCGAGCAGCACCAGGGCGACCAGCGCGGCCGGTACCCGCCGCACGGACCACGGGCGCTTCCCGGAGTGGTCGTCCTCGCCGGTGGGCGCGTAGTCCGCCGCGGAGCCGGACTGCTCCAGGCCGTCGCCGCCGCCCGGCGCCTTTTCGAGCGTGGGCAGCCGTGCGGTGTCCGCGCCCCGCGCCTCGTCGTCGCTCATCGCACCCTCCCCGGCTTCCCGCTCTCCAGCAGCGGCGAGTGCAGACGCTCCACCTCCACCGCGACCTCCGGCACTTCCATGCTCGCCAACGCCCCTACCCGTTCGGTGACTTGGCGACGCACCGCGCCGCAGTGCGCACCGATGTCACAGGGGTAGCCCAGCTCGACGGCGACCCGCACCCGGGCCTCGCCGAAGGTGCGCCGGGTGGCGCGCCGCCGTACGGTGACCGTCGCATGGGCGTCGGTGGGGCCGGCGGGGGCGGCCGCGCGCAGCGCCTCGCGCGCAGCCTGGGCGGCGATCTTGGCCACCACCCGGTCCGCGATCGTGGTCGCGCCGCGCTCCCCCGCCGGTACGGCAGGGGCAGCGGCGGCGGGGGACACCGTCGCCACCCGGCCTCACCGCCGCCGGCTGTGGCGGTCGCGGGCCCGGGGACGGAAGAAGTCGCCGACGTCCAGATCCCCGTCCAGGAATCTGCCGGCCACGTACCCGACGGCGCCCAGGGCCGCCACCAGGACGAACGCCCCGAACCCGCCGAAGTACCCGGCAAAGCCCAGCGCCATGCCGGCCAGAAGGCCGGCCCCGGCCATGCTCATCGTGCGCTCCTTCGCTGCCACTGGGGCCCGGAATGCGGTCACTGAATGCTGCGGTCACTGGATGCCGCGGTCACTGGATGCGCGGTTCCGCGCGCTCCTCCTCGTCCTCCTCGTCGGGCAGCTTGACGTCGCTGACCGCGATGTTGACCTCGACGACCTCCAGGCTCGTCATGCGCTCCACGGCGGCGATGACGTTCTCCCGGACGACCCGCGCCACCTCGGCGATGGAGACGCCGTAGTCCACGACGATCTCCAGGTCCAGCGCCGTCTGCACCTCCCCCACCTCGGCCTTCACCCCGCGCGTCACCGCCGCCCGGCCGCCGCCCGGTACCCGCTCGCGTACGGCCCCCAGGGTCCGCGCCAGGCCGCTGCCCATGGCGTGCACCCCCACGACATCGCGGGCGGCCAGTCCGGCGATCTTCTCCACGACGCCGTCGGCGATGGTGGTACGCCCACGGGATCCGGGTTCGCCGCCGCCCCGCCTGAGCGGCGACGTCGCGCTGACCGGCGTCTGCTGACCTTCCGTCATCACCGTGCATCCCTTTCGGAGGGGATCGGGGGACGCCTCCCACCCTAGGACCGGTATGCCCGACATGCCCCGTTATACGGCAAGGGGGTGCTCCATCCGGCCTCCCGGGCGGCACCGCCCTGCCATACGGGGCGGGCTGCGGCAGGCTGGAGGCACCGTCGGAGAAGAGGTGAGGCTGGTGACCGCGAACCCGTTGGCGCCGGCCGTACGCCGGCAGCTCGGCATCGGCCGGGTGCTGCCGCTGGGCGGCCCTGCGGACGGCTCATGGATCACCGAGCGCGCGGCGGCCGGGGCGCTGCGCG is a genomic window of Streptomyces gilvosporeus containing:
- the amaP gene encoding alkaline shock response membrane anchor protein AmaP, which gives rise to MRTVRRGTNRVLLGLIGAVLLATGGAVLVAGLDLPARWHFRLPGGWPWTGPGQVLLSEQNRTRWTDRGWWWPAVIAALAVLVLLALWWLVTQLRRRRLGEILVDSGDGEGAVLRGRALEAVLTAETEALEGVDGAGALLTGRRRTQPRVIAVLALAPHADPGTVVRRFAHEAVTHARVSAGLDELPAEVRLRGVRHRAERVG
- a CDS encoding DUF6286 domain-containing protein — protein: MSDDEARGADTARLPTLEKAPGGGDGLEQSGSAADYAPTGEDDHSGKRPWSVRRVPAALVALVLLGALGLLLYDVAAVRAGRPAMAWRIWLAHQLATRHLDSPWVLAAAAVAVVLGGWLLVLALTPGLRELLPMRRTAPGVRACLDRSAAALVLRDRAMEVAGVQSVRMTVGRRKARARAFAHFRELDEVRGDLDRALGDGLAQLGLAHGLHLTVEVRRPKKG
- a CDS encoding Asp23/Gls24 family envelope stress response protein codes for the protein MATVSPAAAAPAVPAGERGATTIADRVVAKIAAQAAREALRAAAPAGPTDAHATVTVRRRATRRTFGEARVRVAVELGYPCDIGAHCGAVRRQVTERVGALASMEVPEVAVEVERLHSPLLESGKPGRVR
- a CDS encoding Asp23/Gls24 family envelope stress response protein, which encodes MTEGQQTPVSATSPLRRGGGEPGSRGRTTIADGVVEKIAGLAARDVVGVHAMGSGLARTLGAVRERVPGGGRAAVTRGVKAEVGEVQTALDLEIVVDYGVSIAEVARVVRENVIAAVERMTSLEVVEVNIAVSDVKLPDEEDEEERAEPRIQ